ATCGTTTTTGTTAAAACGCCGGCTGATGTGGTAGTCAGGTTATTCATAACAGTTGCCTCCTGCAGGGTATATCCTCACAGAATTAGGTTGGTAAGGGTCTGGTAGCCACCTTCAAATCCATCTCGTTTACAAAGTATACCCTTTATAATGGATGTCAACAAGAGGCGTTCCCGTTCCTTGTTTCTCCTTAGAAACAATTTTCTTGACTACTTCTCTCATCCTGCTACAATTGATTCTTATGCAAGCGAGGTATAGATGGGAGGATCATCAGTATGGGCCACCCGGATGAACTACCTAAAACAAAGTCGAGAATCAAGGAGGCCGCGTCTCTCCTGGGCGTTCCCGTTGGCAGCATCCCCGGTGATGAACGACAGCTTGAGAGCCTTGCCGAGCTCGTAGAAGCGCTGCTTGAGAAAAACGGAGAGGAATGGATCGGTCTGCACAGCGGCGTGATTCTTGATCAATGGCAGATATTCTTAACCCTGGGGATATAAGGGTAAAAAAGCACCTGCCTCGGCTTGCACCTGATATCTTTCATTCCACCGCGACCCTGCTTCAGCCGCCACATCATACTACATTCCACGGAGGTGTCAACGAATGACTATTGATCCCGCAGCAGTGAAAACCCGACACGATATGCATGACCTCATCACTGCTTTTATCATGCCGAGACCGATTGCCTGGGTTTCCACGGTGGACGCTCACGGTGTGTATAACCTTGCGCCATTCAGTTTCTTCACAGCGGTATCAGTGAAGCCTCCGATGGTTTGTATCGCTATTGGACGGAAAAAGGGCGGCCAAAAAAAGGACACCATCAGAAATATAGAGAGTTCAAGAGATTTTGTAGTCAACATCGTCGATGAAAGTCTGGCGGAGGCCATGAACCAGACCTCTGCCGAATATGCCCCGGAGGAGGACGAGTTTGCAGAGGTACGATTGACACCGGTACGGAGTGATATCGTCAAATCCCCGCGCG
The Syntrophorhabdales bacterium DNA segment above includes these coding regions:
- a CDS encoding flavin reductase family protein, encoding MTIDPAAVKTRHDMHDLITAFIMPRPIAWVSTVDAHGVYNLAPFSFFTAVSVKPPMVCIAIGRKKGGQKKDTIRNIESSRDFVVNIVDESLAEAMNQTSAEYAPEEDEFAEVRLTPVRSDIVKSPRVAESPLNLECELRQVLEFGEEPEGHSLVIGEVVRFHIRDELCTGTHIDVSKLKHVGRLGGAQFYCRTSDRFEMERPKLS